GGTAGACCACGGTGTCGGGGTCGAGTGCCGAGCAGCCGGCCGCGCCCGCGGTCGTGCGGACCCAGTCGCTCGCCTTGGCCAGCAACGGCTGGGGGTCTTCGCTCTCGGCGGGCTCGTAGTCGGCGATGTCGGGCAGCTTCACGGGCAGGGCGTCGGCGTCGATGGGATAGTGGTCGCCCTCTTCGGTGAAGACGATGGGGAAGGGCTCGCCCCAATAACGCTGGCGGCTGAACAGCCAGTCGCGCAGCTTGAAGTTCGTGCGGCGGCGGCCGATGCCGGTTTCGTCGAGCCAGTCGGTGATGGTCGCCTTGGCCTTGCCCGTCGGCATGCCATCGAGCGAGACGGTCGAACCCTCAGCGGTGGCCGTCGAGTTGGCGGCGTAGCCGTTGCCGTCGTAGGACTGGCCCTGGCTGGCGTAATACGTGCCGCTGGCGAAGACGTCACGGAGTTTCGCGAAGTCGCCGTTAAAGAGGCTGTCGATGGTGTCGATCCACTGGCCGCGAACGGCCCCGCGCCAGCGTTCGGTGTCGGCCAGGTCTGCCGGGCTGGCGTCGACGAGTTCCTTACGCTCTTCGGGCACGGGACGCTCGCCCCGCCGGTTCATGCGCACGTGGGTCAGGGCGTGGTCGAACTCCTTGGGAGGCACGTCGTTGCTGGTGACGTAGCCCAGCATGTCGGCCAGGGTCGTCTGCCAGTCCTCGTCGTCGGTCTCGCCCGGGGCGGCGTTGGCGGCGTAGTACGCCATGGCCGAGATCGCCAGCGGGTAGACCACGTCGCGGATGGGCAGGCCGAACTTCTCGGCGAACTCGAAGTCGCGGTCGTCGTGGGCGGGCACGGCCATGATGGCGCCGTAGCCGTAGCCCATGAGCACGTAGTCGGCCACGTACACGGGCACGCGCTGTTTGGTCAGCGGGTTGATGGCATGCAGGCCGGTGAAGACGCCGGTTTTCTCCTTGGCGGTTTGGCGGTCAACGTCCGAGGTGTTGCGGGCCTTCTGGACGTAGGTGCGCAGCTCGTCTGTCGGTGTCTCTGCCCGGGGCGTACGCAGCACGGCATCGACCACCGGGTGCTCGGGGGCGATGACCATGAATGTGGCGCCGAAGATGGTGTCGGGCCGCGTGGTGAAGACGCGCAGGGCGGGCGGCAGGTCGGCGTCGATGTCGGGGTCGCTGGTGTCGATGTCCAGGGCGAAGTCGACCTCGGCGCCCTCGCTCTTGCCGATCCAGTGACGCTGCTTGCTTCGAGTGTCTTCGGGCCAGTCGAGATCATCCAGCCCTTCCAGGAGGCGCTCGGCGTAGGCGGTGATGCGGAGCATCCATTGCTTGAGGGGCTTGCGATACACCGGGTGGCTGCCGCGCTCGCTCTTGCCGTCGATGACCTCTTCGTTGGCCAGCACGGTGCCCAGCTTGGGACACCAGTTGACGGTCTGCTCGCCGACGTAGGCCAGGCGCTGGTCGTCGATGACAGCTCGCCGTTCGGTCTTATCAAGCTCGTGCCAACGACGCACGACGCCGGGCTCGCCGCCCAGGGCCGTGAGCGTCTTGCTGGTGCGTCCGACGTGGACGAGCGAACCGTCACCGCCGATGCGCAGGTCGCCGCTTTCGAGCTCGCTGCGGAGTTCGGCAATGGGCCGGGCCTTCTCCTGCCATGGGTCGAACCACGAGTCGTAGAGCTTCAGGAAGATCCATTGCGTCCAGCGGTAGAAATCTTCGTCGATGGTCGCGACTTCGCGCGACCAGTCGTAGGCAAAGCCGAAGCGCTGGAGTTGGCGGCGGAAGGTGTCGATCGTGCCGCGGGTGAAGCTTGCCGGGTGCTCACCCGTGTTGATGGCGTGCTGCTCGGCGGGCAGGCCGAAGGCGTCCCAGCCCATGACGTGCAGCACGTTGTGGCCGGCCATCTTCTTGTACCGTCCCAGGATGTCGGTAGCGGTGTAGCCCTCGGGGTGGCCCACGTGCAGGCCCGCGCCCGAGGGATAGGGAAACATGTCGAGCACGTAGAACTTGGGCTTCGAGGCATCGAAGCCCGGCTGGCCCGGATTCGGACGGTGGTGCACGCCCGCATCGAGCCAGCGTGCTTGCCACTTGGGCTCGATGTCATTGGCCAGCGCGGCGTTGTAGCGGTGCGCTGGGGTGGTCGAACTCGTTGGAGCGGTCTCGGTCATGGTGGCCCTCGTTCGGGCCGGCATCGTAGGGAGCCGGCTCGCCCGGCGGGGCCGATCAGAACCGGAACTGGAGCCCGGCATACAGGCCCTGGTAGGAGCCGTTCCACTCGAATTCGTTCACGCCGCTGCCCTCGTTGAGGAGGAAGATGGTGCTCCGGTAGCCGATCTGTGCGCCGAAGTAGTCCACCGGTCGCCACTGGAACCCCACGCCGATATCCCAGCTGAAAGTCTTGGCGTCGACCGGCCACAGCCCGAAGTTCGTGTACAGGTCGATCGTGACGTCTTCGAAGATGCTGAAGGCGCCCTTGAAACCGGCATGAGGCTCGAAGAAGGTGCGATCATCCGTGTACCGATCACCCGTATCCAGGTTCTCGATCTCGAATTCGAAATCGTACAGCCGCAGCCCGGCCTCGGCGTCGAGGCGAAACCGGACCTTGTGCCCCTTCGCGTCCGTGCGAGGGCTGATCGGTCGATCGAGAATCGTGTGGGCCAGCCGGACATCGATCTGGGCGTACGTGTGCCCGATGCTCGTCCGCTGGCCGCTGGCGACCGCGACCGTCCCCAGAACAAGGTCTTCCTCGGCCGTTGCGATCTGGCCGTCAATGTCGTAGAAGAGGCCAATGGCGTTGATTCGCCAATCGCCCCGGCGCAGGCTCAAATCGAATCCCGGCATCAAACGCGGGGCATCGAGATTGAGGTCTTCAAGTTCGACGAGTGAGCCGCGCATCGAGCCTCCGGGCAGCCGGATCTCACCGGCCGGAGCGGTGAATCGCGCCATCGGCTCGACCTGGACGTGCCAGTCCACGGGCGTGCCCGCGGGGGGCGCCCCTTGATGTGCCACGCGTGAGGTGGCATCCTCCTGATGGATGAATCGCAACGATTCGGCTCGATGGGCCAGCCCGGCAGAGGCCAGGCCCAGCGTCACGAGGATGGTCAGGTTGGCTCGAGAGTGCCAGTTCACGCCGGCTCCTTGGCGTCGCGTGGGTGTCGAACAGGGTTTGCGGTCCGGGGTGCCCGGGCCGCAGGGTACCATGGCACGGCGTCGCCCGCCGGCTGAAGTTCATCCCATGTCGACACCTTCGGACCCCCAACCAGTTCCCGATGAGCCGGCAGAAGCCGGCGAAGCTATCGTCCTGGCGCCAGGCGCCACCGTACCCCCATCGGCCCTGCGATTTCGCCAGAGCCCTGCCTCGGGCCCGGGCGGGCAGAACGTCAATCGCCGGCACACGCGGGCGGAGCTTCGGGTCGGCATTCTGGACATCCGCATGCCGGTGCGGGCACGAAAGCGACTACGCGACCTTGCCGGCGATCGCATGACGGCCGACGGCACTCTGATTCTGATCTGTGAGCGAACCCGGTCTGCCCGGCGCAACCAGGAAGAGTGCCTTGAACGCCTCAAGGACCTGTGCCGCGAAGCGATGGCGGAACCCAAACGCCGGATCGCCACCCGCCGGACCAGGGGCTCGAACGAGCGACGTCTGAAGGCCAAGCGGGAAAACGCCGAACGAAAGCGGCGGCGTGAGGGGCCGGGTCGCGAAGGCTGATCTACCCTCGCAGCGTGCTGACCCTGGCAATCGAA
This genomic stretch from Phycisphaerales bacterium harbors:
- a CDS encoding class I tRNA ligase family protein, whose translation is MRRWHELDKTERRAVIDDQRLAYVGEQTVNWCPKLGTVLANEEVIDGKSERGSHPVYRKPLKQWMLRITAYAERLLEGLDDLDWPEDTRSKQRHWIGKSEGAEVDFALDIDTSDPDIDADLPPALRVFTTRPDTIFGATFMVIAPEHPVVDAVLRTPRAETPTDELRTYVQKARNTSDVDRQTAKEKTGVFTGLHAINPLTKQRVPVYVADYVLMGYGYGAIMAVPAHDDRDFEFAEKFGLPIRDVVYPLAISAMAYYAANAAPGETDDEDWQTTLADMLGYVTSNDVPPKEFDHALTHVRMNRRGERPVPEERKELVDASPADLADTERWRGAVRGQWIDTIDSLFNGDFAKLRDVFASGTYYASQGQSYDGNGYAANSTATAEGSTVSLDGMPTGKAKATITDWLDETGIGRRRTNFKLRDWLFSRQRYWGEPFPIVFTEEGDHYPIDADALPVKLPDIADYEPAESEDPQPLLAKASDWVRTTAGAAGCSALDPDTVVYRETNTMPGWAGSCWYYLRYADPHNDDALVSREAQAYWLGDRGVDLYIGGSEHAVLHLLYARFWHMVLHDLGYVDSPEPFRKLFHQGLITSFAYQRKDKTLVPTDQVDNVGTDDAPEYVERATGEKVTQTIAKMSKSLKNVVNPDDVIADFGADTFRLYEMYMGPLEASKPWNTRDIMGLHRFLQRLWRLIIDEESGEPRLADAENADVDKQLHRTIAKVEGDIERLSFNTAIAAMIELVNLATTKAGSGPIFTQQQARRVTATLAPFAPHTADELHERLGGVDHAGQQVQTLYNSAWPKYDESKLVDDEVEIAVQILGKVKARIMVPADADAKKLEAIALDHQEIKPLLEGKTVRKVIAVPGRLVNIVAN
- the arfB gene encoding alternative ribosome rescue aminoacyl-tRNA hydrolase ArfB — protein: MSTPSDPQPVPDEPAEAGEAIVLAPGATVPPSALRFRQSPASGPGGQNVNRRHTRAELRVGILDIRMPVRARKRLRDLAGDRMTADGTLILICERTRSARRNQEECLERLKDLCREAMAEPKRRIATRRTRGSNERRLKAKRENAERKRRREGPGREG